From a single Pseudopipra pipra isolate bDixPip1 chromosome 15, bDixPip1.hap1, whole genome shotgun sequence genomic region:
- the N4BP3 gene encoding NEDD4-binding protein 3, whose translation MAAAQGPVTCEPDTRVLGTYLSSEPVGVVGSMGSVGSLVEKQDLSPLELRAPLGGSRGLRQPDGLLRKGPSQRELFGYLHGAKKEMRSERKHQTSGACYKRDYESDRENRSPERCSREHHRGADFSKSSLPERGRFDKCRIRPSAFKAVAGKGLVSMQGLSSSKGQKLSKSNGSLHTLLSQSSTAAPQHGPLRTHLLHAISLDEASDSSHNSIQSFPSYGSRLKPAQSQFSASMGHINHIGGSLDRVSRSPRDPLAPEKVPLSCKSMATLSRLQSPGEPPPPYEFSYSLEDAVKQLEDRLQETGGELRQLKRSLSETEDPFTQVFEDKQRLWLDELEDLKQMYMARLQQVMQQAQRGQRALQLQLYKAQQEKKRLQEELSLQQCQCEEPKLRQPQGERGSPKLEETKWEVCQKAAEISLLKQQLRDTQEEMAQKLGEIFSLKTQLREAKAEVQAKDSQLAQLADSFQSPPEPSTSMPLGDDPMPSCQDFPGCETDDSKCRGLHSDTAEPLERQVEWLWAELLRERRQGQLQAVNFELERKTWQEEKEKVLRYQRELQASYMEMYHRSQALERELRQLRSEPRDVGTDSPWIERVESSKI comes from the exons atggcagcagcacagggtccTGTGACCTGTGAGCCCGACACCCGTGTCCTCGGCACCTACCTCTCCTCGGAGCCTGTCGGCGTCGTTGGCAGCATGGGCAGCGTGGGCAGCCTAGTGGAGAAGCAGGATCTGTCCCCTCTGGAGCTGCGGGCCCCGCTGGGGGGCTCACGGGGGCTTCGGCAGCCCGACGGCTTGTTGCGGAAGGGGCCGAGCCAGCGGGAGCTCTTCGGGTACCTGCACGGGGCCAAGAAGGAGATGCGGTCGGAGCGGAAGCACCAGACATCAGGCGCCTGCTACAAGAGGGACTACGAGAGTGACCGCGAGAACCGATCCCCCGAGCGCTGCTCCCGGGAGCATCACCGTGGGGCTGACTTCTCCAAGAGCTCCCTGCCAGAGCGGGGCCGCTTTGACAAG TGCCGTATCAGGCCTTCGGCCTTCAAggcggtggctgggaaggggctggtcTCCATGCAGGGCCTGTCCTCGTCCAAGGGGCAGAAGTTGTCCAAGAGCAACGGGAGCCTGCACACGTTGCtgtcacagagcagcacagcagccccaCAGCATGGCCCGCTCCGCACCCACCTGCTCCACGCCATCAGCCTGGATGAGGCCTCTGACTCCAGTCACAACTCCATCCAGAGCTTCCCATCATACGGCTCCCGCCTCAAACCTGCCCAGAGCCAGTTCAGCGCCTCCATGGGCCACATCAACCACATTGGAGGCTCCTTGGACAGGGTCTCCCGGAGCCCCAGGGACCCGCTGGCCCCTGAGAAGGTGCCCCTGTCCTGCAAAAGCATGGCCACGCTGAGCCGGCTGCAGAGCCCCGGTGAGCCCCCGCCACCCTATGAGTTCTCCTACTCGCTGGAGGACGCGGTGAAGCAGCTGGAGGATCGGCTGCAGGAGACAGGAGGGGAGCTGCGGCAGCTCAAGAGGAGTCTCAGCGAGACTGAAGACCCCTTCACGCAG GTGTTTGAGGACAAGCAGCGGCTGTGGCTGGACGAGCTGGAGGACCTGAAGCAGATGTACATGGCCCGGCTGCAGCAGGTGATGCAGCAGGCGCAGCGCGGGCAGCgggcactgcagctgcagctctacAAGGCACAGCAAGAGAAGAAGcggctgcaggaggagctgagtctgcagcagtgccagtgtgAGGAGCCCAAGCTCCGGCAGCCCCAGGGAGAGCGTGGCAGCCCCAAGCTGGAGGAGACCAAGTGGGAG GTGTGCCAGAAGGCAGCAGAGATCTCCCTGCTGAAACAGCAGCTCCGGGACACCCAGGAGGAGATGGCTCAGAAGCTGGGTGAGATCTTCAGCCTGAAGACGCAGCTGCGGGAGGCCAAGGCGGAGGTCCAGGCCAAGGACTCCCAACTGGCACAGCTGGCAGACTCCTTCCAGAGTCCCCCAGAGCCCAGCACCTCGATGCCTCTTGGTGATGACCCCATGCCATCGTGCCAGGACTTCCCTGGCTGCGAAACTGATGACTCCAAGTGCCGCGGCCTCCACAGCGACACGGCGGAGCCCCTGGAGCGGCAGGTGGAGtggctgtgggcagagctgctgcgGGAGCGGCGTCAGGGCCAGCTGCAGGCTGTGAACTTtgagctggagaggaaaacctggcaggaggagaaggagaaggtgcTGCGGTACCAGCGGGAGCTCCAGGCCAGCTACATGGAGATGTACCACCGGAGCCAGGCGCTGGAGCGGGAGCTGCGACAGCTGCGGTCGGAGCCCAGGGATGTTGGGACCGACTCACCCTGGATCGAGCGGGTGGAGTCCTCGAAGATCTGA
- the B4GALT7 gene encoding beta-1,4-galactosyltransferase 7, producing the protein MSSAVGPAPVPPRRRKGSVSVFPGGRGGAAGAASVSPGRRGRAGAMGPARRRDALRLRGGGSPPLPRLFPGRLSAFPLFLLALLLGFASLLWLQLSCSGEGPVPDGQDRGTPRQPCPPPAPLQPARDEPSWGPHRLALLVPFRERFEELLAFVPYMHRFLSKKKIRHHIFILNQVDHFRFNRASLINVGFLESGNDTDYIAMHDVDLLPLNEHLDYSFPETGPFHVASPELHPLYHYTTYVGGILLLTKQHYELCNGMSNRFWGWGREDDEFYRRIKRAGLQVRRPSGITTGYETFQHLHDPAWRKRDQKRIAAQKQEQFKVDREGGLNNVRYRIESRTDLSVAGAPCTVLNILLDCDTNETPWCTFG; encoded by the exons ATGTCCTCGGCGGTCGGTCCCgcccccgtcccgccccgccggcgGAAGGGAAGCGTGTCCGTGTTTCCGGGAGGTCGGGGGGGAGCGGCGGGCGCCGCCAGCGTGtccccggggcggcggggccgggcgggcgccATGGGCCCGGCCCGCCGCAGGGACGCGCTCCGGCTGCGCGGCGGAGG gtccccgccgctcccgcggcTCTTCCCCGGCCGTCTCTCCGCCTTCCCGCTGTTCCTCCTGGCGCTGCTCCTGGGCTTCGCTTCGCTGCTCTGgctccagctcagctgctcGGGCGAGGGGCCGGTGCCCGACGGGCAGGACCGGGGGACTCCCCgccagccctgcccgccccccgccccgctccagCCCGCCCGGGACGAGCCGTCGTGGGGCCCGCACCGGCTGGCGCTGCTGGTGCCCTTCCGAGAGCGCTTCGAGGAGCTCCTGGCCTTCGTGCCCTACATGCACCGCTTCCTCAGCAAGAAGAAGATCCGTCACCACATCTTCATCCTCAACCAAGTGGATCATTTCAG GTTTAACAGGGCATCCCTGATCAACGTGGGCTTCCTGGAGAGCGGCAACGACACTGACTACATTGCGATGCATGACGTCGATCTCCTGCCCCTCAACGAGCACCTGGACTACAGCTTCCCGGAGACAGGGCCCTTCCATGTGGCATCCCCAGAGCTGCACCCACTCTACCACTACACGACCTACGTGGGTGGCATCCTGCTGCTCACCAAGCAGCACTACGAGTTG TGCAATGGCATGTCCAACCGCTTCTGGGGCTGGGGACGAGAGGACGACGAGTTTTATCGACGTATCAAAAGAGCTGGTCTCCAG GTTCGTCGTCCTTCTGGAATCACAACTGGATATGAGACTTTCCAGCACCTGCATGACCCAGCCTGGAGGAAGAGAGACCAGAAGCGCATTGCTGCACAGAAGCAG gagCAGTTTAAGGTGGATCGGGAGGGAGGTTTGAACAACGTGAGGTACCGAATCGAATCACGGACTGATCTGAGCGTGGCAGGAGCCCCTTGCACTGTCCTTAATATCTTGCTGGACTGTGACACAAATGAGACCCCCTGGTGCACGTTTGGCTGA